Proteins from a single region of Ziziphus jujuba cultivar Dongzao chromosome 1, ASM3175591v1:
- the LOC107427772 gene encoding uncharacterized protein LOC107427772 isoform X4, which translates to MAFDQNSIPKDLRPLNVARTVAEEPRITPATTTGRSPDGFFPSSAREIGSPDSVPVFYPAAVSEAGFVGLGYGNAAPGVAAWCPLVPAAVGHQGVSSAVGYGYSPNLGTRVAGAAVDLISSGPPMVSGSNPNLGNRIGAGGADHASHDMAAKHVYGNRVGVVAADQTGNDSATCSGYSPNLGGRTGGSGTDQASEEGGDDSVSGKKVKFLCSFGGKIYPRPSDGMLRYVGGHTRIISVRRDVSFNELVQKMVDTYGQPVVIKYQLPDEDLDALVSVSCPDDLDNMMDEYEKLLERSSDGSAKLRVFLFSASELDPSGVVQFGDLHDSGQRYVDAVNGIMDVVGGNITRKESIASATSTQNSDFSGTEVVDSLGPGQGDVTGPLSNSNLSPKGNSDTSHDTASKLVFVDPSHAVYADASAVPFGIPVVKSGPPQTLTSRPEVELERSVPATLPQQQLGLQQPGMEIPPPTSYVQSYVDPRQEVVNHGDYIHLSPQMGFPSPHLLGTAGPVFTQQQFRDTGAGMTPHHFIPAVHMTLNPSSSCVGIRPNMVQPLVQPQQTQLDSFVDERTFGPRVVQLPVEQSYNSYQVQVPSAVVGGGYSWHQVPPQEHVIFSDGSVPHQQVIYPEKITRLEDCYMCQKALPHAHSDTVVQGQKGSPSSSVSDSISTYHSLRLDDNLRTQPVTRVMATGALGEGTLEQGIEARPKVLGHGDPQTGNIQPEATRLPQIPEGNHENERINLQQVDNIDHPRIPVPQGVIGRVADLQASNGAFVGTIPQSSQTDSVQQWSASAQCQVKQDTLVNKIVTRDMPPVGGVPVQTSECMVHESPKEYSSKLPGVIPKEDPVDTCMSYEQLRPIDARMETLRISPSETYVNKEHGKLPVDKFRMEESSDHRIQQVGGRDVLLDKTFDKFETSNFIPAEMLPSSSAESPYMHNSRLIESYEVAQPPMWGNPGSYAHSKLGVHQMNPNEVHYGNPAFAGIDSAHLTDRVRPSAEWMDDTLRLQSKVGQTNADALLSNVQDSSNSLFSNQDPWNLHHDTQFPPPRPNRVPSRKELFSPKDPVSENHLGNSGELNTMEDGVQQPFGNMNRDVNSEHARSAKGSAEEQIKQELQAVAEGVAASVFQPSTSANPDLRDKNESSNGSKQDGDVENSDAAVQHNEQHKDEDVKTKMPEKANVGFPVSDGIGRLQIIMNSDLEELRELGSGTFGTVYHGKWRGTDVAIKRINDRCFSGKASEQERMRDDFWNEAIKLADLHHPNVVAFYGVVLDGPGGSVATVTEYMVNGSLRNALQKNEKILDKRKRLLIAMDVAFGMEYLHGKNIVHFDLKSDNLLVNLRDPHRPICKFGHADKSSLEGSKEAVTYE; encoded by the exons ATGGCGTTTGATCAAAATTCTATTCCAAAAGATCTAAGACCGTTAAACGTAGCTCGAACTGTGGCCGAAGAACCCCGCATTACGCCAGCTACTACAACGGGTCGAAGCCCAGATGGTTTTTTCCCCAGCTCAGCTCGTGAGATTGGAAGCCCTGATTCTGTACCTGTTTTTTATCCGGCAGCAGTTTCGGAAGCTGGGTTTGTTGGTCTCGGATATGGAAATGCGGCTCCGGGTGTGGCTGCTTGGTGTCCTCTTGTGCCTGCAGCAGTGGGGCATCAAGGTGTGAGCTCGGCTGTTGGATATGGTTATAGTCCTAATTTGGGCACTCGAGTTGCTGGTGCTGCTGTAGACCTTATAAGCAGTGGTCCTCCTATGGTGTCTGGATCCAATCCGAATTTGGGCAATCGGATTGGTGCCGGTGGTGCAGATCATGCTAGTCATGATATGGCAGCCAAGCATGTCTATGGTAATAGAGTTGGTGTTGTTGCTGCTGATCAGACAGGGAATGATTCGGCTACTTGCTCTGGTTATAGTCCTAATTTGGGCGGTCGAACTGGTGGCAGTGGGACCGATCAAGCAAGTGAAGAGGGTGGAGATGATTCTGTGTCAGGgaagaaagtaaaatttttatgtaGTTTTGGTGGAAAGATTTACCCCAGACCTAGCGACGGGATGTTGAGATATGTTGGAGGGCATACAAGGATTATTAGTGTTAGAAGAGATGTGAGCTTCAATGAGCTTGTGCAGAAGATGGTGGATACCTATGGGCAACCAGTGGTTATAAAATATCAGCTACCTGATGAGGACCTTGATGCACTGGTGTCTGTTTCATGCCCCGATGATCTTGACAATATGATGGATGAGTATGAAAAGCTTCTTGAAAGGTCTTCAGATGGGTCGGCTAAGTTAAGGGTGTTTCTGTTTTCTGCTTCAGAACTAGATCCATCAGGTGTGGTGCAGTTTGGGGATTTGCACGATAGTGGGCAGCGATATGTTGATGCAGTGAATGGTATTATGGATGTGGTTGGTGGCAATATCACAAGGAAGGAGAGTATAGCAAGTGCAACTTCAACGCAAAATTCTGATTTCAGTGGAACTGAGGTTGTTGATAGCTTGGGTCCCGGCCAAGGGGATGTTACTGGACCTCTATCAAACAGCAATTTGTCGCCCAAGGGAAATTCAGATACTTCGCATGATACTGCTTCAAAGTTGGTGTTTGTGGATCCCAGTCATGCAGTTTATGCTGATGCTTCTGCAGTACCATTTGGCATTCCTGTGGTTAAGTCTGGACCTCCCCAAACTCTGACTTCTCGGCCAGAGGTTGAACTAGAAAGGTCTGTGCCTGCAACATTACCACAGCAGCAACTGGGTCTGCAGCAACCTGGAATGGAAATTCCACCTCCAACATCCTATGTCCAATCATATGTTGATCCTCGCCAAGAAGTTGTGAACCATGGAGATTATATTCATCTCTCTCCTCAAATGGGGTTTCCAAGTCCTCATCTGTTGGGTACAGCAGGCCCCGTATTTACCCAACAGCAGTTCCGTGATACTGGTGCTGGCATGACTCCACATCATTTTATTCCTGCAGTGCACATGACATTGAATCCCTCATCTTCTTGTGTTGGTATAAGACCAAATATGGTTCAACCTTTGGTGCAACCCCAGCAAACTCAGTTGGATAGTTTTGTGGATGAAAGAACATTTGGTCCAAGGGTTGTCCAGCTTCCTGTTGAACAAAGCTACAATTCTTATCAGGTTCAGGTCCCATCAGCAGTGGTAGGAGGTGGTTATAGCTGGCATCAGGTTCCACCGCAGGAGCATGTAATTTTCTCTGATGGATCAGTACCCCACCAGCAGGTAATATACCCTGAGAAAATCACAAGGTTGGAGGATTGTTACATGTGTCAGAAAGCATTGCCTCATGCACATTCTGATACTGTGGTACAGGGCCAAAAGGGCAGTCCTTCAAGTTCTGTATCTGATTCAATCTCAACTTATCATAGTCTTCGTTTGGATGACAATCTGAGAACTCAGCCCGTGACTAGGGTTATGGCGACTGGAGCATTAGGGGAAGGCACTCTTGAACAGGGAATTGAGGCTCGGCCTAAGGTCCTTGGTCATGGAGATCCTCAAACTGGAAACATTCAACCAGAGGCAACTAGGCTTCCACAGATTCCTGAGGGAAATCATGAAAATGAAAGGATTAACCTGCAACAAGTTGATAATATTGATCATCCTAGAATTCCTGTTCCACAGGGTGTGATTGGGAGGGTTGCTGATCTGCAAGCATCTAACGGTGCATTTGTGGGCACTATTCCTCAATCTTCTCAAACTGATTCTGTGCAGCAATGGTCTGCTTCGGCTCAGTGCCAGGTTAAACAAGATACATTGGTGAATAAAATTGTTACTCGGGACATGCCTCCTGTTGGAGGTGTGCCTGTTCAAACTTCAGAGTGCATGGTTCATGAATCTCCGAAGGAGTATTCTAGCAAACTTCCAGGTGTCATTCCAAAAGAAGATCCTGTAGACACTTGCATGTCATATGAGCAACTGAGACCAATTGATGCGAGGATGGAAACCCTCAGGATATCCCCCAGTGAAACGTATGTCAATAAGGAGCATGGTAAGCTACCTGTTGATAAATTTAGGATGGAAGAGAGCTCTGATCATAGAATACAGCAAGTTGGAGGGAGGGATGTGCTTCTTGATAAGACCTTTGACAAATTCGAGACTTCTAACTTTATTCCAGCTGAAATGCTCCCCTCTTCCTCCGCAGAATCCCCATATATGCATAATTCAAGGCTCATAGAATCCTATGAGGTGGCACAACCTCCTATGTGGGGTAATCCTGGATCTTATGCACACTCAAAACTAGGAGTGCATCAAATGAATCCAAATGAAGTTCATTATGGCAATCCTGCATTTGCTGGGATTGACTCTGCTCATTTAACTGATAGGGTAAGACCTTCTGCTGAATGGATGGATGACACACTAAGATTGCAGTCTAAAGTAGGGCAAACAAATGCTGACGCTCTTCTCTCAAATGTTCAGGATTCCTCAAACTCACTCTTTAGCAATCAAGATCCCTGGAATTTGCACCATGACACCCAGTTTCCACCTCCAAGACCTAATAGGGTTCCCTCAAGAAAAGAACTCTTTTCTCCTAAAGATCCTGTAAGTGAGAACCATTTGGGCAATAGTGGGGAACTAAACACAATGGAGGATGGAGTTCAACAGCCATTTGGCAATATGAACAGGGATGTCAATTCAGAGCATGCTCGATCTGCCAAAG GCTCAGCAGAGGAACAGATCAAGCAAGAACTTCAAGCTGTTGCTGAGGGCGTAGCTGCTTCTGTTTTTCAGCCATCGACATCTGCTAATCCTGACTTGCGCGATAAAAACGAATCCAGTAACGGTTCTAAGCAAGATGGAGATGTTGAAAACAGTGATGCTGCCGTACAGCACAACGAACAGCATAAAGATGAG GATGTAAAAACTAAGATGCCAGAAAAAGCAAATGTCGGTTTCCCAGTCTCAGATGGCATTGGCCGCTTGCAG ATTATAATGAACAGTGACCTTGAAGAGTTGAGAGAATTGGGTTCTGGCACCTTTGGCACTGTTTATCATGGAAAATGGAGGGGTACTGATGTAGCAATCAAACGGATCAATGATAGGTGCTTTTCTGGAAAAGCTTCAGAACAAGAGCGC